One Hydrogenobacter sp. genomic window, CAGGTATGAAACCTGCTGGATAACGAACCTGTGCAAGTTCTATCTCCTTAGGATCCTTTATCCAAGCTTCGTAGTAGTAATCTATACCTGGAGCAAGCACCAGATAGTCGTAGCTCAGCACTCCTTTATCTGTATACACCTTTCTCGCGTTCCTGTCCACGTCAATTACGGACGTTCCGGTAAGAATGTGATAGCCGTGTCTGGCTGCAGGCGTAAGAAAATCGTGCATAAGAAATTCTAAGTTTACAAGATCCACGAGCCATAAGTTACTTACCGGACAGGAAAAGAACTCATGTCTCTTATCGATGAGAACAACATCTACGTTGGGATTACCCATCTTTATGTACTTGGCGATAGTCAACCCGGACCATCCTGCACCTACTATAACAACGCGAGGTGAGTTCTTTGAGGGTTTAGGAAGGTTAAGTTCCTCCATCTTCTTCGCGAAGGTAAAACTCGCACCTCCACTTAGCAAAGATGCGGCAACAATGCTACCGCCTGATAGCTTCAAAAAATCCCGCCTGTCTAACTTCATATTATGTCACCTCCTTGTTTTTTTAACATCTTTTTTATATGCAAACTGCGTACCAAAAAAGGTAACATTTTATAATAATGCAAAAGCCTTACTTTCTGTGTAAAAGTCTTCCAAAAGATGACACTTATGACAGTGCGCAGAGACATGTATGTCTTGGGTGATATACTATAACTCATAATGGAGAAGTTTTCCATTTTTGACGCCTTTGAGGAAGAGGTTGTGGTGATAGATAGAAACTACAGGATACTATACGCCAACTACAAGTATGCAAAGGATCTGGGGTACAACTCAAAAGAAGAAGTTATAGGCAAAGAATGTTTCAGAATTTCACACTACAGGGATGAGCCATGTGATGGTGAGTGTCATCCTTGTCCTCTTAAGGAGATAGAAAAAACCGGAAAAGCTGTCAACGTTATACACACACACTATACGCATGACAAAAGCGAGTTTCCAGTAGAGATATGCGCATATCCCTTACAAGACGGTTCCGTACTGCAGATAATAAGGGGTATAAAAAGTGACAAAGAAAAGTATTACCTATTTAGCTTATCTCAACGGCTCAGTTCTATATCTTACCTGGCTCTCGGGGTTGCTCACCAGATAAACACCCCCCTTAACATCATATACACTTATGTGCAAATGCTTGAGAGGGAATACGGAGAGAAGGAGGAGATAGAAAGAATAAAGGAGGCTGTGTGCGCCTGCAAGGATTACATAGGTAAACTTCTCCTTATGGTTCGCAATTCAAAAGAGAGAAGCCTCGTTGATGTGAAAAAGGCTGTGGAAGATTGTGTTGAGCTTTTGAAGATATACGCAGAAGATAAGGGTGTAGTCATTGAAAAAAGTATAGATCAGTGCGGTTTTGTTTTAGGTAGTGAGTCTGATGTAAGACACATAATAACTAACCTACTCATAAACGCCATACAGGTTTCTGATAAAGGAAGTAGGGTGTATGTGAGAGCGGGTATAAACGGT contains:
- a CDS encoding PAS domain-containing sensor histidine kinase, which produces MEKFSIFDAFEEEVVVIDRNYRILYANYKYAKDLGYNSKEEVIGKECFRISHYRDEPCDGECHPCPLKEIEKTGKAVNVIHTHYTHDKSEFPVEICAYPLQDGSVLQIIRGIKSDKEKYYLFSLSQRLSSISYLALGVAHQINTPLNIIYTYVQMLEREYGEKEEIERIKEAVCACKDYIGKLLLMVRNSKERSLVDVKKAVEDCVELLKIYAEDKGVVIEKSIDQCGFVLGSESDVRHIITNLLINAIQVSDKGSRVYVRAGINGTYAFVEVQDEGPGIDHEELSKIFLPFYQGKNRKNKDGCGLGLSIVDSIVRDMGGNVHVDSEPGKGSKFVVKLPLL